One genomic window of Glycine max cultivar Williams 82 chromosome 16, Glycine_max_v4.0, whole genome shotgun sequence includes the following:
- the LOC102660953 gene encoding uncharacterized protein → MPLYAKFLKDMLTWKNKYIHSDTIVVERNCSAVIERILPPKHKDPGSVTIPCSIDLGANINLMPLSMCRRLGELEIMSTRMNLQLVDRSITRPYGVIEDVLVWVKHFIFPANFVVMDIEEDANIPLILGRPFMATASCVVDMEKKKLEMGIEDQKISFELFDEERTLLDRNVCLEVKESKEKVLKERTKIDPG, encoded by the coding sequence ATGCCGCTCTATgctaaatttttgaaagatatgctAACTTGGAAGAACAAGTACATCCATAGTGACACCATAGTTGTGGAGAGGAACTGCAGTGCCGTAATTGAACGCATCCTTCCACCAAAACACAAAGATCCTGGCAGTGTCACTATACCTTGCTCGATCGATTTAGGAGCCAATATTAATTTGATGCCACTTTCCATGTGCCGGAGGCttggagagttggagataatgTCGACTAGGATGAATTTACAATTAGTAGATCGCTCCATCACTAGACCCTATGGAGTAATAGAAGATGTTTTGGTTTGGGTCAAACACTTTATCTTTCCTGCtaactttgtggtaatggacaTAGAGGAAGACGCAAATATTCCCTTAATTTTGGGACGTCCATTTATGGCTACTGCAAGTTGTGTAGTAGACATGGAAAAGAAGAAGCTAGAAATGGGTATTGAAGACCAAAAGATTAGCTTTGAGCTATTTGATGAAGAAAGGACATTGTTGGACCGGAATGTTtgtctagaggtgaaggagagcAAAGAGAAGGTTCTGAAGGAGAGAACCAAGATTGATCCGGGTTGA